In Prosthecodimorpha staleyi, the following are encoded in one genomic region:
- a CDS encoding IS1380 family transposase, whose product MSTQCSSDEMDFGRASGRAVVAAFDGGLVTSDAGALLLGATDRAIRLVESFAASFRDSRDPNLVEHSLTSIVGQRVFGPALGYEDLIDHDDLRRDPVLGAVLGKPIGGASGVTGSGPKPLAGKSTPNRLEHAPAGGLDTRYHKIRHDGAAIEALLVDLFLDAFGNQPPRRIVLYLDATDGPLHGHQEGRFFHGHYDGYCYLPLYVFCGRHLLAAKLRRSNINASAGAETEIARIVAGIRARWPRVSILLRADSGFARETLMLWCEQNRVDYVFGLARNARLEARIAGALDEARRLSQTRGGAPAHVFRDFLWTTKDSWSRQRRVIAKAEWTRGEANPRFLVTSLADDDAMARPLYEDIYCARGEMENRIKECQANLFADRRSTATMRANQLRLWFASMAYVLVATLRRIGLAHTELATATCGTIRLRLLKIGALVRISARRIKIARASTAPAANAWRLAATRIHAAARASPA is encoded by the coding sequence ATGTCCACGCAGTGTAGCTCGGACGAGATGGATTTCGGAAGAGCGAGCGGTCGGGCCGTGGTCGCCGCCTTCGACGGCGGGCTGGTGACATCGGACGCCGGAGCGCTGCTGCTTGGGGCGACGGACCGGGCGATCCGGCTCGTCGAGAGCTTCGCGGCCAGCTTCCGCGACAGCCGCGATCCGAACCTGGTCGAGCATTCGCTGACGAGCATCGTCGGGCAGCGGGTCTTCGGTCCGGCGCTGGGATACGAGGACCTGATCGACCACGACGATCTACGCCGCGACCCCGTGCTCGGCGCCGTCCTGGGCAAGCCGATCGGCGGCGCGTCGGGGGTGACAGGGAGCGGCCCGAAGCCGTTGGCGGGCAAGAGCACGCCCAACCGCCTCGAGCATGCGCCGGCCGGCGGGTTGGACACGCGCTACCACAAGATTCGCCATGACGGTGCGGCGATCGAGGCCCTGTTGGTCGATCTCTTCCTCGATGCCTTCGGCAATCAGCCGCCGCGCCGGATCGTGCTCTATCTCGACGCCACCGACGGCCCTCTGCACGGGCACCAGGAGGGGCGCTTCTTCCACGGCCACTACGACGGCTACTGCTATCTGCCCCTCTACGTCTTCTGCGGCCGGCATCTTCTCGCCGCCAAGCTGCGCCGCTCCAACATCAACGCCAGCGCCGGTGCAGAGACCGAGATCGCCCGGATCGTGGCCGGGATTCGCGCCCGCTGGCCGCGGGTGAGCATCCTGCTGCGGGCCGATTCCGGCTTCGCCCGCGAGACGCTGATGCTGTGGTGCGAGCAGAACCGCGTCGACTACGTCTTCGGGCTCGCCCGCAACGCCCGGCTCGAGGCGCGTATCGCCGGGGCTCTCGACGAGGCCCGCCGGCTGTCGCAGACCCGCGGCGGCGCACCCGCCCACGTGTTCCGCGACTTCCTGTGGACCACCAAGGACAGCTGGTCGCGCCAGCGCCGGGTGATCGCCAAGGCCGAATGGACCCGCGGCGAGGCCAATCCGCGTTTCCTCGTCACCTCCCTCGCCGACGACGACGCCATGGCGCGGCCCCTCTACGAGGACATCTACTGCGCCCGGGGCGAGATGGAGAACCGGATCAAGGAGTGTCAGGCCAACCTCTTCGCCGACCGCAGATCGACCGCGACCATGCGCGCCAACCAGCTGCGCCTGTGGTTCGCCTCCATGGCCTATGTGCTCGTCGCCACCCTGCGCCGCATCGGCCTCGCCCATACCGAACTCGCCACCGCCACCTGCGGCACGATCCGTCTGAGGCTCCTCAAGATCGGCGCCCTCGTCCGCATCTCCGCCCGCAGGATCAAGATCGCCAGGGCCTCCACCGCGCCGGCCGCCAACGCCTGGCGCCTCGCTGCGACACGCATCCACGCCGCCGCCCGCGCCTCACCCGCATGA